In Flavivirga abyssicola, the following are encoded in one genomic region:
- a CDS encoding head GIN domain-containing protein: MKRLVVILTILVSTIAVAQKPIEKSIGEFTHLKVYDLIDLELIKSDSDRIVITGKNNKDVLVNNKNGTLKIKMKLEEAFDGNKTKVQLYYTAIDVIDVNEGAKVSSKETIEQFEIDLNAQEGGKIVVNLDVKYANIRSVTGATIETTGTAKHQDISIYTGGIYDGEDLKTEFTDVSIRIAGKAYVRAKTLVNAKIRAGGDIFIYGNPERVDESRVLGGRIKRMK, from the coding sequence ATGAAACGTCTAGTAGTAATATTAACAATTTTAGTTTCTACAATAGCAGTAGCGCAAAAACCAATAGAAAAGTCAATTGGAGAATTTACACATCTAAAAGTATATGATTTAATAGACCTTGAACTCATTAAATCTGATAGTGATAGAATCGTTATTACAGGAAAAAACAATAAAGATGTTCTTGTAAATAATAAAAACGGAACACTAAAAATTAAAATGAAACTCGAAGAAGCATTCGACGGTAATAAAACAAAAGTACAACTATACTATACGGCAATAGATGTTATTGATGTTAATGAAGGTGCAAAAGTGTCTTCTAAAGAGACTATCGAACAATTTGAAATAGATTTGAACGCACAAGAAGGCGGAAAAATAGTAGTAAATTTGGATGTAAAATATGCTAACATTAGATCGGTTACAGGCGCTACTATTGAAACTACAGGAACTGCAAAACACCAGGATATATCCATTTACACAGGAGGTATTTATGATGGTGAAGATCTTAAAACAGAATTTACCGATGTTTCTATAAGAATTGCAGGGAAAGCATATGTTCGTGCAAAAACCTTAGTAAACGCTAAGATAAGAGCAGGAGGAGATATCTTTATCTATGGAAACCCAGAACGCGTCGATGAAAGTAGAGTACTAGGTGGTAGAATAAAGCGCATGAAATAA
- a CDS encoding helix-turn-helix and ligand-binding sensor domain-containing protein: MRRLGFLFFSIPLWVCSFLHSQEHPPIEIFSPKDYGAETQNWSISQSKENYIYVANNKGLLEFNGANWQLYLSPNETIIRSVNVIENLIYTGSNREFGYWQRNEFGLLYYTSLSKKLKIDFLEDEEFWNIISIDDYILFQSLKRIYIYNKTDTSYSIIDSETIIYKIFKVDETIYYQKTKDGIYKIENGESKLVSNHIILKENRLVNVFIKDDKLLIETENNGFYILNNGILSKWDISANKKLSEVSVFRSIQLKDNSFILGTRSNGILHLTPDGSIDYNINTFHGLSNNTVHGVFEDVENNIWLALENGINCINIKSPFRIYPDEKGKIGTIYTTSVFNGNLYLGTNQGLFYKPLETQENFKGVEGVQEAVWSLTIIDNTLFCGHDTGTSVINNNIAEKIKGIQQGTWDIKSINKTDLLLQGNYDGLYILQKINNKWVFRNKIDGFDLSSKFFELYNNQIFVSHEYKGVFKIDVDKNFTKALSIIKDPDLGKELNSSITKYNNKLLYIYKEGVLEYHTEINKFLKDTVLSTLFSKEDYTSGRLEFNKETNTLWSFSRSNLNYISPSKLSNALKVNRIPFSKSLPRGLTGYENISFLYNQKYLIGTSTGFVVLDLDKISNMPYEISINSITKHSISNTWETVNKNINGNFKNKDNNIEFSFSVAEFDKYLDTEYQYQLEGMYPNWSNWSSKPKTLFENLPFGDYTFNVRAKVGNALTKNVASYRFNIERPWYLSNIMIAAYVIFVLLFSLMMHHIYKRYYRKQREALLQKTKRELELKELANRQQLMSFNNEKLRQDIDNKNRELGISTMSLIKKNEFLNSLKKELQNVNDVKNVKHVIKIIDRNLNNTDDWHVFEEAFNNADKDFLKKIKQEHPSLTSNDLRLCTYLRLNLSSKEIAPLLNISPRSVEVKRYRLRKKMNLQHESSLTDYILEI; the protein is encoded by the coding sequence TTGAGACGACTCGGTTTTTTGTTTTTCAGTATCCCTCTTTGGGTATGTAGTTTTCTACACTCACAAGAACACCCTCCTATTGAAATTTTTTCACCAAAAGATTATGGTGCCGAAACTCAAAATTGGTCCATTTCTCAATCTAAAGAAAATTACATTTACGTAGCTAATAATAAAGGGCTCCTTGAATTTAATGGGGCAAATTGGCAATTATATCTATCGCCTAACGAAACCATAATAAGATCCGTTAATGTTATAGAAAATTTAATATATACAGGCAGTAATAGAGAATTTGGATATTGGCAACGAAATGAATTTGGACTATTATACTATACTTCATTATCAAAAAAATTAAAGATAGATTTTTTAGAAGACGAAGAATTCTGGAATATTATAAGTATAGACGATTATATATTATTTCAATCTTTAAAAAGAATCTATATTTATAACAAAACCGATACTTCCTATAGTATTATAGATTCTGAAACTATTATCTACAAAATATTTAAAGTTGATGAAACTATTTATTACCAGAAAACCAAAGATGGTATATACAAAATCGAAAATGGCGAATCAAAATTAGTTTCAAATCACATAATCCTTAAAGAAAATAGACTAGTAAATGTTTTTATTAAAGACGATAAACTTTTAATAGAAACAGAAAATAATGGTTTTTATATCCTAAATAATGGAATCCTTTCTAAATGGGATATCTCTGCAAACAAAAAACTATCAGAGGTTAGTGTATTCCGTAGCATTCAGTTAAAAGACAATAGTTTTATATTAGGAACCAGATCTAATGGTATTTTACATCTAACTCCAGACGGTAGCATTGATTATAATATAAACACATTTCATGGACTAAGTAATAATACCGTGCATGGGGTTTTTGAAGACGTAGAAAACAATATCTGGTTAGCCTTAGAAAATGGCATTAATTGTATAAACATTAAGTCTCCATTTAGAATTTATCCCGATGAAAAAGGGAAAATAGGAACTATATATACGACTTCCGTTTTTAACGGTAATTTATATTTAGGAACCAATCAGGGATTATTTTATAAGCCTTTGGAGACACAAGAAAATTTCAAAGGGGTTGAAGGGGTTCAAGAAGCTGTTTGGAGTTTAACTATAATAGATAATACATTGTTTTGTGGGCACGACACAGGAACCTCTGTTATAAATAACAACATAGCTGAAAAAATTAAAGGTATACAACAAGGTACTTGGGACATAAAATCAATTAACAAAACAGATTTACTATTACAAGGTAATTATGACGGTTTATACATCCTTCAGAAAATTAATAACAAATGGGTGTTTAGAAATAAGATAGACGGTTTTGACCTATCAAGTAAATTCTTTGAGCTTTACAATAATCAAATTTTTGTAAGCCACGAATATAAAGGTGTTTTTAAAATTGATGTAGACAAAAATTTCACAAAAGCTCTAAGCATTATAAAAGATCCAGATCTTGGAAAAGAACTAAACTCCAGCATTACTAAATACAATAATAAACTATTATACATTTATAAAGAAGGTGTTTTAGAGTATCATACAGAAATTAATAAATTTTTAAAAGACACTGTTTTAAGTACACTTTTCTCAAAAGAAGATTATACTTCAGGGAGGCTAGAATTTAACAAAGAAACTAATACTTTATGGAGCTTTTCTAGAAGTAATCTTAATTATATCTCTCCAAGCAAATTAAGTAATGCCCTAAAGGTTAACAGGATCCCTTTTTCCAAATCATTGCCGCGAGGTTTAACAGGTTACGAAAACATATCCTTTCTATATAACCAGAAGTATTTAATAGGAACCTCAACAGGTTTTGTTGTTTTAGACCTAGACAAAATATCTAATATGCCTTATGAGATTTCAATTAATTCAATCACCAAACACAGCATCTCCAATACTTGGGAAACCGTAAATAAAAATATTAATGGAAATTTTAAAAATAAGGACAACAATATAGAGTTCTCCTTTAGTGTTGCAGAATTTGATAAATATCTCGATACAGAGTATCAATATCAGTTAGAAGGGATGTACCCAAACTGGAGTAATTGGTCCTCCAAACCTAAGACATTATTCGAAAATTTACCTTTTGGCGATTATACATTTAATGTAAGAGCAAAGGTAGGTAATGCCCTTACTAAAAATGTAGCTTCCTATCGTTTCAATATAGAAAGACCATGGTATCTTTCTAATATCATGATAGCAGCATATGTTATTTTTGTTTTATTGTTTTCATTAATGATGCACCATATTTACAAACGTTATTACAGAAAACAAAGAGAAGCATTACTACAAAAAACCAAACGAGAACTAGAATTAAAGGAGCTTGCAAATAGGCAACAACTCATGAGTTTTAACAATGAAAAATTAAGACAAGATATAGACAACAAAAATCGTGAACTGGGTATTTCAACAATGAGCCTAATTAAAAAGAATGAGTTCTTGAATAGTTTAAAAAAGGAATTACAAAATGTTAATGACGTTAAAAATGTAAAACATGTTATTAAAATAATTGACAGAAATTTAAATAATACAGATGATTGGCATGTTTTTGAAGAAGCATTTAATAATGCAGATAAAGATTTTCTAAAAAAGATCAAACAGGAGCACCCTTCGCTTACTTCTAACGATTTAAGATTATGCACATATCTTAGGTTAAACTTATCCTCAAAAGAAATCGCTCCGTTACTCAATATTTCGCCAAGAAGCGTTGAAGTAAAACGATATAGATTACGAAAAAAGATGAATCTGCAACATGAATCTAGCTTAACAGACTATATTCTAGAAATTTAA
- a CDS encoding glycoside hydrolase family 2 TIM barrel-domain containing protein translates to MKNNFLRLVFFLFTVTAFAQSDKVSVVSNDEGMKLVVNGKDFMINGMNWDYFPIGTNYSYSLWKQSDAVIKAALDAEMGLLKNMGVNVIRQYTGVQPKWIQYIYENYGIYTMLNHSFGRYGLTINGAWVAVTDYRDPATQKLLMSEVSQMAETYKNTPGLLLFLLGNENNYGLFWAGAETEDFPDEEDKKREVGEKRGRPMYKLMNDAVLKMKAIDASHPVAICNGDLLFADIVAEECKDVDIYGVNMYRGKSFGDAFERVKNELNKPIMFTEFGSDAFNAITNKEDQKMQAFFMVENWKEIYQNAAGLGKAGNSIGGFTFQFSDGWWKFGQTKNLDIHDTNASWANGGYYLDLEPGQNNMNEEWFGICAKGPTNERGLYDLYPRAAYYALKEAHSLDPYAKDVTSDFVDNYFNNIELMDAVLRARGDKAALGANSAGKIRLSNLRAEFTTFSTGGTLLTTPETANPDEEAFPNQLGFDHMQSYYVGVEGNPTSNMRAEVNFNILGNVAQNPINEIFYENVGRPIKVTNTNGEEVIITDNNRVRVYNAKFEWNSKVADVRGFYRTGHYHWGYEGDFFGLYPEANYGPNLDIYNGEILGMEIDGKGSLKGLKAAFGPQLWWGANPTVLLKYRTHFKHWDITGIYHRDLDTSLEFDDNGLRFLNANQVQSGVIPPWPTERATVVLERDFGAFGISLGGIWGGSPLNGSTFQDVTGGPGSYVVYQDKINSDDNWGGKAKITYEKGRFNFYAQAAYMGLVANGGADATRTFTGWKLKDSGSGNQTNILSGFTYSIGDWQIAPNFLWQKPLVDPMPNDVTAPGRLRNFIDDPFAVRGNRETTAGELLLTFDPTPGSWFYEWDNDRAEDAKFAFNLGFVFRHQPTSQDAHIGFLANRTFFAFPQAAPAQDLWELSSRVVSKASPELGIIGNFYGGNAQANGDSDRTIERFGGDIKMIYKKWKVEYGFKVNDWGPFDYHRDFNLTFPIQNMIDISTSIGKPDWFILPDTKIGIRGTWRSLNENSPRYSPTAVPANTFPAIPPISPVGFDDGNEWEIRTYVHINIGK, encoded by the coding sequence ATGAAAAACAATTTTCTAAGATTAGTATTCTTCTTATTTACGGTAACTGCATTTGCACAGTCAGATAAAGTATCCGTTGTAAGTAATGATGAAGGCATGAAATTAGTTGTCAACGGAAAAGATTTCATGATTAATGGTATGAATTGGGATTACTTTCCAATTGGTACTAATTACTCCTATAGTTTGTGGAAGCAATCCGATGCTGTTATTAAAGCAGCATTAGATGCCGAAATGGGCCTATTAAAAAACATGGGGGTTAATGTAATAAGACAATACACAGGTGTTCAGCCTAAATGGATTCAATATATCTATGAAAACTATGGTATTTATACCATGCTTAATCATTCATTTGGTAGATATGGGTTAACAATCAACGGTGCTTGGGTAGCTGTGACCGATTATAGAGACCCTGCAACACAGAAGCTACTCATGTCTGAAGTTTCTCAGATGGCTGAAACATACAAAAATACTCCAGGGTTACTCCTTTTCTTATTAGGAAATGAAAATAATTACGGACTGTTTTGGGCTGGAGCCGAGACCGAAGATTTTCCAGATGAAGAAGATAAAAAAAGAGAAGTAGGTGAAAAGCGGGGAAGACCTATGTATAAATTAATGAATGATGCCGTGCTTAAAATGAAGGCAATTGATGCTTCACATCCAGTGGCCATTTGTAACGGAGATTTATTGTTTGCTGATATCGTAGCAGAAGAATGTAAAGACGTGGATATTTATGGCGTAAATATGTATCGTGGTAAATCGTTTGGAGATGCTTTTGAACGCGTTAAAAACGAATTGAATAAGCCTATCATGTTTACAGAGTTTGGTTCTGATGCCTTTAATGCCATTACAAATAAAGAGGACCAAAAGATGCAAGCCTTTTTTATGGTAGAAAACTGGAAGGAAATCTACCAAAATGCTGCCGGCTTAGGAAAAGCAGGAAATTCCATAGGAGGTTTTACATTTCAATTTAGTGATGGCTGGTGGAAGTTCGGGCAAACAAAAAACCTAGATATTCATGACACTAACGCATCCTGGGCCAATGGAGGCTATTACCTCGATTTAGAGCCAGGACAAAACAATATGAATGAGGAATGGTTTGGAATTTGTGCAAAAGGACCAACTAACGAAAGAGGTTTATACGACTTATATCCACGTGCAGCATATTACGCTTTAAAGGAAGCACACAGTTTAGATCCTTATGCTAAAGATGTCACTTCAGACTTTGTTGATAATTATTTCAACAATATAGAGCTAATGGATGCGGTACTTAGAGCCAGAGGTGATAAAGCTGCGCTAGGAGCGAACAGTGCAGGAAAAATAAGATTAAGCAATTTACGTGCGGAATTTACCACATTCAGTACAGGAGGTACTTTATTAACAACCCCAGAGACTGCAAATCCAGATGAAGAAGCATTTCCTAATCAGCTTGGTTTTGACCACATGCAATCTTATTATGTTGGTGTTGAAGGGAATCCAACCTCAAACATGAGAGCTGAAGTTAACTTCAATATTCTTGGTAATGTAGCACAAAACCCTATTAATGAGATATTTTACGAGAACGTAGGTAGGCCAATTAAAGTTACCAATACAAACGGCGAAGAAGTTATTATTACAGATAACAACAGAGTGAGGGTGTACAATGCTAAGTTTGAATGGAACTCTAAAGTGGCAGATGTAAGAGGGTTTTACAGAACCGGCCACTACCATTGGGGGTACGAAGGCGATTTCTTTGGGTTATATCCAGAAGCTAACTACGGACCAAACTTAGATATTTACAATGGTGAGATTCTGGGAATGGAGATTGATGGAAAAGGGTCTTTAAAAGGCCTTAAAGCCGCTTTTGGACCACAATTATGGTGGGGAGCAAATCCAACGGTATTATTAAAATACAGAACTCATTTTAAGCATTGGGATATTACTGGTATTTATCATAGAGATTTAGACACTAGCCTAGAATTTGATGACAATGGACTACGATTTTTAAATGCTAATCAGGTACAAAGTGGTGTTATTCCACCTTGGCCCACAGAACGTGCTACCGTAGTTTTAGAAAGAGACTTTGGAGCCTTTGGTATTTCATTAGGAGGTATCTGGGGAGGAAGTCCTCTTAACGGTAGTACATTTCAAGATGTAACAGGTGGTCCAGGGAGCTATGTAGTATATCAAGATAAAATAAACTCAGATGATAACTGGGGTGGAAAAGCCAAAATAACCTATGAAAAAGGACGGTTTAATTTCTATGCGCAAGCGGCATATATGGGATTGGTTGCCAATGGAGGCGCAGATGCTACAAGAACATTTACAGGTTGGAAACTTAAAGATTCTGGAAGTGGTAACCAAACCAATATACTTTCTGGTTTCACATACAGCATTGGAGATTGGCAAATAGCACCAAACTTCCTTTGGCAAAAACCTCTAGTAGATCCAATGCCTAATGATGTAACCGCACCAGGAAGATTAAGAAACTTTATAGACGACCCATTCGCTGTAAGAGGTAATAGAGAAACCACAGCAGGAGAATTACTCTTAACCTTCGATCCAACACCTGGATCCTGGTTTTATGAGTGGGACAATGATCGAGCGGAAGATGCAAAATTTGCTTTTAACTTAGGTTTTGTATTTAGACATCAGCCAACATCACAAGATGCGCATATTGGGTTTTTAGCAAATCGTACATTTTTTGCTTTTCCACAGGCTGCGCCAGCACAAGACCTCTGGGAATTAAGTTCTCGTGTTGTTTCTAAAGCAAGCCCAGAATTGGGCATTATTGGAAATTTTTATGGAGGTAACGCTCAGGCTAATGGTGATAGTGACAGAACCATAGAACGCTTTGGAGGGGACATCAAAATGATATACAAAAAGTGGAAGGTAGAATATGGTTTCAAGGTTAATGACTGGGGTCCTTTCGATTACCATCGTGATTTCAACTTGACATTCCCAATTCAAAATATGATTGATATTTCTACATCCATAGGTAAGCCTGATTGGTTTATCCTTCCGGATACTAAGATTGGTATCCGTGGTACTTGGCGTTCCTTAAATGAAAATTCGCCAAGATATTCGCCTACAGCTGTTCCAGCAAATACGTTTCCGGCTATACCACCAATAAGCCCTGTTGGATTTGATGATGGAAATGAATGGGAGATTAGAACATATGTACACATCAATATTGGTAAATAA
- a CDS encoding Ig-like domain-containing protein, with amino-acid sequence MKNITFTYTKIICLLGFMFTIVVSCERELSDEAVFATFPNTAEVFTDAPVGLGTNFYFPYIGSKATAWTVDDDVSYEGTASMRFDVPNANDPDGNFAGAIFRIDGDGSGRDLSGFDALTFWAKASQAVTIGEFGFGEDFGENKYVTTRTNIDLTTNWVKYVVPIPDPSKLIQERGLLRYSAGGIGPVGSEVGYTFWIDEVKFEKLGTVAQPQPVILSGQDVEQQSFNGSQIDLAASGLTQTFNANGRNVTVNTAPAYFTFTSSEPSVASVDEKGLVTVNSQGTASITAVLAGVEAKGSLKVTSNGGLQPAPTPTLPESNVISIFSDAYTNIPVDFYNGNFQGQGTTGGVASLGNDNILLYNNFDQDFGFVTTQFVNPTVNLTSQNRIHFDLYIQESIDSGDQLTVELVNAGSDGVIEPFVDNGGGLSIPSSELTSGTWMSFDLSLDNFTNPTGGNNFSGGIANRAHMGSITFVSGLTLSSIIVDNIYFYTE; translated from the coding sequence ATGAAAAATATAACATTTACATATACAAAGATCATATGCCTTTTAGGGTTCATGTTTACAATCGTAGTAAGTTGTGAAAGAGAGTTATCTGATGAAGCCGTATTTGCAACATTCCCAAATACAGCAGAAGTTTTTACGGACGCCCCTGTTGGTTTAGGTACTAATTTTTATTTTCCTTATATCGGATCAAAAGCCACAGCCTGGACTGTAGATGATGATGTAAGTTATGAAGGTACGGCATCCATGCGTTTTGATGTCCCAAATGCTAACGATCCTGATGGAAACTTCGCAGGAGCCATCTTTAGAATAGATGGAGATGGGTCTGGTAGAGATTTGTCAGGTTTTGATGCCCTAACATTTTGGGCAAAGGCTTCTCAAGCAGTCACGATAGGAGAATTTGGTTTTGGAGAAGACTTTGGTGAAAATAAATACGTGACCACTAGAACAAATATAGACTTAACAACAAATTGGGTGAAATATGTTGTTCCTATCCCAGATCCGTCCAAACTCATTCAAGAACGTGGTCTGTTAAGATACTCAGCAGGAGGTATAGGTCCTGTAGGTAGTGAAGTAGGCTATACCTTTTGGATAGATGAAGTTAAGTTTGAAAAACTTGGAACAGTTGCACAGCCACAACCTGTTATTTTAAGCGGTCAGGATGTAGAACAACAATCTTTTAACGGCAGTCAAATAGACTTGGCAGCAAGTGGCCTTACACAAACGTTTAATGCAAATGGAAGGAATGTAACAGTAAACACAGCACCTGCCTATTTCACGTTTACGTCATCAGAGCCAAGTGTTGCCAGTGTAGATGAAAAAGGCTTGGTCACAGTTAACAGTCAAGGTACGGCAAGCATAACCGCAGTTTTGGCGGGTGTTGAAGCTAAGGGATCGTTAAAAGTAACATCCAATGGTGGTTTACAACCAGCTCCAACACCAACACTACCAGAATCCAATGTGATATCGATTTTTAGTGATGCCTATACAAATATCCCGGTTGATTTTTATAACGGAAATTTTCAGGGTCAGGGCACCACAGGTGGTGTAGCTAGTTTAGGGAATGACAATATTCTCTTATATAATAATTTCGATCAAGATTTTGGTTTTGTAACCACACAATTTGTAAACCCAACGGTAAACCTAACCAGTCAGAATAGAATACATTTTGATTTATATATCCAAGAATCAATCGACTCGGGTGATCAATTAACGGTGGAACTAGTTAATGCTGGAAGTGACGGTGTCATAGAACCTTTTGTTGATAATGGTGGTGGACTTAGTATACCTTCAAGCGAATTAACAAGTGGAACATGGATGAGCTTCGATCTATCATTGGACAATTTTACAAACCCAACAGGTGGTAATAATTTTAGCGGTGGTATTGCCAATAGAGCTCATATGGGTTCAATAACATTTGTCTCTGGACTTACACTTTCATCCATTATTGTCGATAACATATACTTCTACACAGAATAA
- a CDS encoding glycoside hydrolase family 16 protein — MTKKHTYKIKELFISVLLMVSFFVISSCETDETQTVATFTELVMADEFDTDGAPNSTIWGFDIGTGENGWGNNELQYYTNRTENVTVQNGVLIITAKQEQFEQSSYTSARLLTKGKFEQTYGRFEARIRLPYGQGIWPAFWLLGDDSNGTEVWPQIGEIDIMEYLGNEPSKIFGTVHGPGYSGGESISKPYILNNDRFDTGFHIFGIEWGPDYINYYVDDVLYNQITPDDVPGEWVFNQGPFYIILNVAVGGQLPGSPNAETVFPQTMLVDYVRVYNRSN; from the coding sequence ATGACTAAAAAACATACATATAAAATAAAAGAGCTATTCATTTCAGTGCTCTTGATGGTTTCCTTTTTTGTGATATCTAGCTGTGAAACTGATGAAACACAAACTGTAGCTACGTTTACAGAACTGGTTATGGCGGATGAGTTTGACACAGATGGAGCGCCTAATTCAACCATTTGGGGGTTTGACATAGGAACAGGAGAAAACGGTTGGGGTAATAATGAATTACAATATTACACAAACCGTACAGAAAATGTTACAGTACAAAATGGTGTGCTCATTATAACGGCAAAACAAGAACAGTTTGAACAATCTTCTTATACCTCAGCAAGACTTTTAACTAAAGGAAAGTTTGAACAAACCTATGGACGTTTTGAAGCTCGTATCAGGTTGCCATATGGACAAGGTATCTGGCCTGCATTTTGGTTATTGGGAGACGATTCTAACGGTACAGAAGTTTGGCCACAAATAGGTGAAATAGATATTATGGAATATTTAGGAAATGAACCGTCCAAGATATTTGGTACCGTTCACGGTCCTGGGTATTCTGGTGGTGAATCTATAAGTAAACCATACATATTAAACAACGATAGATTCGATACAGGTTTTCACATATTCGGTATAGAATGGGGACCTGATTATATTAATTACTACGTTGATGATGTATTATATAATCAAATAACACCCGACGACGTTCCCGGAGAATGGGTGTTTAATCAAGGCCCTTTCTACATCATATTAAATGTAGCTGTTGGAGGCCAATTACCAGGTTCACCAAACGCAGAAACCGTATTCCCTCAAACCATGCTTGTAGATTATGTACGTGTTTATAATAGAAGCAACTAA